In the genome of Pseudanabaena mucicola str. Chao 1806, the window GCTTTACCCAAAAACATGGATGAGTTGAGGCTTTTAGTCAAGAATCGTCTCTCCGAGATGACTAAATCTGTAATAGCTTCTCTTGTTAGATGGTCTTTCATACTGGATTCTTTATCTGTTGCCTCTCTTTTGTGATTTGGTATAACCTTCAGATGAGCTATTTTGTTGAGTATAGTCCAATCTCATTTGCAGACTTGGAAAAACTAACTCAAACAGCACAAGATCGCATCACTAAAAAATTGATTGGTTGACTGATAATTTTGACGAAATCATACCTCAAGCATTAACGGCTAACTTGATAAGGTTTCTATAAATTAAGGGTTGGTGATTATCGAGTAATTTATGAATTTGACCGAGAAGAAAAGATGATTTTTATTAATCGAATTAGACATAGAAGAGAAGTTTATGACTGACTAGGCGATCGCTATAAAATCTGTGACAGAAACTTCTTAGTGCGCTCTTCTTTAGGATTTTGGAAAAACTCTTCAGGAGTTGCCTCTTCGACAATTATGCCACCATCCATAAATACAATGCGATCTGCAACTTCACGGGCAAAGCCGACCTCATGGGTGACTACCACCATCGTCATTCCCGAATCAGCAAGCGATCTCATCACATCTAAAACCTCTCGTACCATCTCAGGATCGAGCGCGGAAGTCGGTTCATCAAAGAGCATAATTTTGGGTTGCATTGCTAAAGCTCTAGCGATCGCTACCCGTTGCTGTTGACCACCAGATAGTTGCAGGGGATATTTATGAGCTTGATGAGCAATGCCGACACGCTCTAGTAATTGAGTCGCCACCTCTGAAGCCCTAGTCTTTGACCATTTACGAACCCATGAAGGTGCGAGGGTAATATTCTGGAAAACGGTGAGATGAGGAAAGAGATTAAACTGCTGAAATACCATTCCCACTTCACGACGGATCGCGTCAATATTGCGATGATTCTCAGGCGATAACTCAAATCCATCAATAAAGATTTTTCCCTGTTGATATTCTTCCAAGGCGTTGAAAGTTCGGGCAAAAGTGGACTTGCCTGAACCCGAAGGTCCCATAATTACAACTACCTCACCACGATTCACAGTGAGGCTGACACCCTTAAGCACATGGAAGTTACCATACCACTTATGCACATTTTGCGCGACAATCATCGGCTCGGTCATAGATGGATTTGAGGTTAGTGTCTCTTGCATGATGGTTACTTGCCTTGGCTAATTTAAAGAGAAGATAACTTTTTGCTTTGCAAAAAGTTATCTTCTACAGATTATTTTGATGGACAACACGGGCATCGATACCTATTTCTGATCGCATAATTGTTTTCAAAACTTCAGCGCGATCACGATCAGGATAGCCTAGTACCATAATAATATTCCCAAATCGCGAAGGAATAATTTTGGCAGTAGGGACAGCACTCTGCACTCGACCGAGTAAATCACTATCTGACGATGGAATCACCACCAAATAGGGAAATGTTTCGCGGGCTGGTGGTGGAACGAGCGCTGCAACCTTAGCATTATAGGGAACAGGAGTGGGTTGGATATAAGTTGCATAATTATTAGTGTTGTTTGGATTGGTATTGTTTGGGGTTATGGGTGTAATGGTTTGTGGAGTCTTGGGAATAAACTTGGATTGCGACGGCGTAACAGGTGTTGGGGGGAGTACAGGCACTGGATCGCGATCAATCACAATCTCTTTATTGATATTTTGAGAAGGTCGGATAGGAGTTGTTTTGGAAGTGGGAAGGATAGGAGATAGCTGAGCAGGTGTTCTATTTGACACAAACCTACTTGAAGTGAGAGGTTGGGGGACATCTGGCAAAGGCTCGATTAAGGTACTGTTGTTTGAAGGTGGTAAAGCCTTGGGCGGAGACGCGGGTGGTATAAAGCGGGGCTGCGGCGATCGCATAATTTCTACGCTATCAATGGTATTGAGAACATTATTTACAGAATTTACTGAGGAATGTACAGGCGGCTTGCTTGGAACAGGTGAACTTAAGGTTGGAGATAAGTTTGGAGATATTGGTAGTACTGGATTACTCGCAATCTGTGGTGCGGGAGTTGTTGGTAATTCTCCGACAAAAGCAATATCACCTGCAATTTTTTTAGGATCGATTGTATTCCCTACAGCAACTTGAGTCACGCCCGAATTATTGTTCAGGTCTTTGCCTAGATTATTCCGAAAGATATTCTTCCCTAAGTTAGTCGAAGTACCAAGATCAGGAGTGGGATAGCCCTTGCGATCCCTGAGAATGACCACACCATTGCGCTGATTGT includes:
- a CDS encoding amino acid ABC transporter ATP-binding protein produces the protein MQETLTSNPSMTEPMIVAQNVHKWYGNFHVLKGVSLTVNRGEVVVIMGPSGSGKSTFARTFNALEEYQQGKIFIDGFELSPENHRNIDAIRREVGMVFQQFNLFPHLTVFQNITLAPSWVRKWSKTRASEVATQLLERVGIAHQAHKYPLQLSGGQQQRVAIARALAMQPKIMLFDEPTSALDPEMVREVLDVMRSLADSGMTMVVVTHEVGFAREVADRIVFMDGGIIVEEATPEEFFQNPKEERTKKFLSQIL
- a CDS encoding DUF1565 domain-containing protein, which encodes MRCKPSFFSAIATSMTILAIAPPMLAQPEPLPIQEQLQAQNWKISQTDSTLPQTATLIYVAPRANANGDGSPNNPYPSITDALATKPTAGTVIQLQQGVYSAETGEVFPIKLPAGITLRGEPTVRGINTLIRGSGKFISPSFASQNITVLTNDDTRIEGLTITNPNTRGTAVWVESGKRVVIANNTLINSDREGLFLTGTANVLVTENVFRKNGANGLSSVGSSIGEIRNNIFESTGFGLAIGQKSSVNVSNNNILNNVDGIVISNLSAPTLRNNLIADNQRNGVVILRDRKGYPTPDLGTSTNLGKNIFRNNLGKDLNNNSGVTQVAVGNTIDPKKIAGDIAFVGELPTTPAPQIASNPVLPISPNLSPTLSSPVPSKPPVHSSVNSVNNVLNTIDSVEIMRSPQPRFIPPASPPKALPPSNNSTLIEPLPDVPQPLTSSRFVSNRTPAQLSPILPTSKTTPIRPSQNINKEIVIDRDPVPVLPPTPVTPSQSKFIPKTPQTITPITPNNTNPNNTNNYATYIQPTPVPYNAKVAALVPPPARETFPYLVVIPSSDSDLLGRVQSAVPTAKIIPSRFGNIIMVLGYPDRDRAEVLKTIMRSEIGIDARVVHQNNL